In Solanum lycopersicum chromosome 5, SLM_r2.1, the following are encoded in one genomic region:
- the LOC101250891 gene encoding cysteine desulfurase 1, chloroplastic, giving the protein MITTTTPMEGAMLKLPCLRSVSRNTNFTNRSSNSFPWSYRRLHISASASASASAPLVEGPKLGPGSLGHITRSDFPILHQEINGLKLVYLDNAATSQKPRAVIEALQNYYEAYNSNVHRGIHYLSAKATDEYESARQKVANFIHAAEAKEIIFTRNATEAINLVAYSWGLSNLKPGDEIITTIAEHHSAIVPWQIVAQKTGAVLRFVNLTEDEVPDVGQLRDSLSSSTKLLVMHHVSNMLASVLPMDEVISWAHDVGAKVLVDACQSVPHMVVDVKNLDTDFLVGSSHKMCGPTGVGFLYGKSEILSGMPPFLGGGEMIADVYLDHSTYAEPPSRFEAGTPAIGEAIGLGAAIDYISEIGMQQIHDYEMELGNYLYDRLSSVSDVRIYGPAPSRTVKRAALCSFNVKDIHPTDIATFLDQQHGVAIRSGHHCAQPLHRHLGINASARASLHFYNTKDDVDKFIDALKDTINFFTSFK; this is encoded by the exons ATGATAACAACGACGACGCCGATGGAAGGCGCAATGCTGAAACTACCGTGTCTCCGGTCGGTTAGCCGGAACACTAATTTCACCAATCGAAGCTCCAATTCGTTCCCATGGAGTTACCGACGGTTACATATTTCAGCTTCAGCATCAGCATCAGCTTCAGCTCCATTAGTAGAAGGCCCGAAACTTGGACCCGGTTCGCTAGGGCATATCACCCGTTCCGACTTCCCTATACTTCACCAG GAGATAAATGGCTTGAAGCTTGTATATTTGGACAATGCTGCAACTTCCCAGAAGCCAAGAGCTGTGATCGAAGCTTTGCAGAATTATTATGAAGCTTACAATTCCAATGTCCACCGGGGCATTCATTATTTGAG TGCAAAGGCGACAGATGAGTATGAGTCAGCAAGACAAAAGGTGGCAAATTTCATTCACGCGGCCGAAGCTAAAGAGATCATTTTTACAAGAAATGCTACTGAGGCTATCAACTTAGTGGCTTATTCTTGGGGACTCTCAAACTTGAAACCAGGAGATGAG ATTATAACCACAATAGCTGAACATCACAGTGCAATTGTTCCCTGGCAAATTGTTGCTCAAAAGACTGGTGCTGTCCTGAGGTTTGTAAATTTGACAGAGGATGAAGTTCCAGATGTAGGGCAATTAAGAGACTCTCTCTCAAGCAGCACAAAACTTTTGGTCATGCATCATGTCTCGAATATGTTAG CTTCTGTTCTTCCTATGGATGAAGTCATAAGTTGGGCACATGATGTTGGAGCAAAAGTGCTTGTAGATGCTTGTCAAAGTGTCCCACACATGGTGGTCGATGTTAAGAATCTAGACACTGATTTTCTTGTTGGTTCCTCTCATAAG ATGTGTGGGCCTACAGGCGTTGGATTCTTGTATGGCAAGAGCGAGATCCTTTCTGGCATGCCTCCTTTCCTTG GTGGTGGCGAAATGATAGCTGATGTGTATTTGGATCATTCCACTTATGCTGAACCTCCTTCGAG ATTTGAGGCTGGGACTCCCGCAATTGGAGAAGCAATTGGGCTTGGAGCTGCAATTGATTATATTTCTGAAATTGGCATGCAACAGATTCATGATTATGAG ATGGAGTTAGGTAATTATTTGTATGATCGCCTCTCTTCTGTATCTGATGTTCGAATTTATGGGCCTGCACCTTCACGAACCGTTAAGCGAGCtgctctttgttctttcaatgTTAAAGATATTCACCCTACTGATATCGCAACCTTCCTTGACCAACAG CATGGTGTAGCGATTAGATCAGGTCACCACTGTGCTCAACCTCTGCATCGACATTTGGGAATCAATGCAAGTGCACGAGCTAGCCTTCATTTCTACAATACTAAAGACGACGTTGACAAATTCATCGATGCACTCAAGGACACAATCAACTTTTTCACTTCTTTCAAATGA
- the LOC101251184 gene encoding small ribosomal subunit protein bS6m, which produces MPLYDCMLLLKPHVKKEAMMDLIAKVGKHVYRKNGVLTDLKSFGTVQLGYGIKKLDGRYYQGQLMQMTVMTPPSLNNELHYLNKEDRLLRWLLVKHRDIKFGFDLLGEDDDGKAELSKFRRNINEEEEEEEDDEDDDDDEYDTNEAETNKV; this is translated from the exons ATGCCTCTATATGACTGTATGCTGTTACTGAAACCCCATGTAAAGAAGGAGGCTATGATGGACCTCATTGCAAAGGTTGGGAAGCATGTCTATCGAAAAAATGGGGTCCTTACAGATTTAAAGTCATTTGGAACTGTTCAACTGGGTTATGGCATTAAGAAACTAGATGGAAGATACTATCAG GGTCAACTGATGCAAATGACAGTGATGACACCACCCAGCTTAAACAATGAGCTGCATTACCTGAACAAAGAAGACCGCTTGCTCCGTTGGCTTTTGGTTAAGCATCGAGACATCAAATTTGGATTTGACTTGTTGGGTGAAGATGATGATGGCAAGGCTGAACTAAGCAAGTTCAGGAGAAACATtaatgaggaagaagaagaagaagaagatgatgaggacgatgacgatgacgagtATGATACCAATGAAGCCGAGACAAACAAAGTCTAG
- the LOC101250408 gene encoding uncharacterized protein isoform X3, protein MSTVTSSQYNYLDGTYFPTPLHLQQQPSQPYSAPPVVPPVYSAPAAVPDVYSLPQYLQTQQLFERVAQTITPEAIENVKAALASSELEQKAGVKKKAVPRKAAGQTWEDPTLAEWPENDFRLFCGNLGNEVNDDVLSKAFSRFPSFNMARVVREKRTGKTKGYGFVSFSNPSDLVVALKEMNA, encoded by the exons ATGTCGACGGTGACTTCGTCGCAGTACAATTACTTGGACGGCACATACTTTCCGACGCCGTTACATCTCCAACAACAACCGTCGCAACCGTACTCTGCTCCTCCCGTTGTTCCTCCTGTCTATTCTGCTCCGGCAGCTGTTCCCGACGTTTACTCTTTACCTCAGTATTTACAG ACACAGCAATTATTTGAAAGAGTTGCACAGACAATCACGCCCGAAGCAATTGAGAATGTGAAAGCTGCACTTGCGAGCAGTGAGCTTGAGCAAAAAGCTGGCGTGAAAAAGAAAGCTGTGCCTCGAAAGGCAGCAGGACAGACTTGGGAAGATCCTACTCTTGCAGAGTGGCCAGAGA ATGATTTTCGGCTATTCTGTGGTAACCTTGGGAATGAGGTGAATGATGATGTTTTGTCAAAAGCATTTTCGAGATTTCCTTCCTTCAACATGGCTAGG GTTGTGAGAGAAAAGCGGACTGGTAAGACCAAGGGATATGGATTTGTTAGTTTTTCCAACCCTTCAGACCTTGTCGTGGCACTTAAAGAAATGAATG CTTGA
- the LOC101250408 gene encoding uncharacterized protein isoform X1, with translation MSTVTSSQYNYLDGTYFPTPLHLQQQPSQPYSAPPVVPPVYSAPAAVPDVYSLPQYLQTQQLFERVAQTITPEAIENVKAALASSELEQKAGVKKKAVPRKAAGQTWEDPTLAEWPENDFRLFCGNLGNEVNDDVLSKAFSRFPSFNMARVVREKRTGKTKGYGFVSFSNPSDLVVALKEMNGKYVGNRPVQLRKSKWKDRIDYEALARQKNASPKKAKSPKKSVLHK, from the exons ATGTCGACGGTGACTTCGTCGCAGTACAATTACTTGGACGGCACATACTTTCCGACGCCGTTACATCTCCAACAACAACCGTCGCAACCGTACTCTGCTCCTCCCGTTGTTCCTCCTGTCTATTCTGCTCCGGCAGCTGTTCCCGACGTTTACTCTTTACCTCAGTATTTACAG ACACAGCAATTATTTGAAAGAGTTGCACAGACAATCACGCCCGAAGCAATTGAGAATGTGAAAGCTGCACTTGCGAGCAGTGAGCTTGAGCAAAAAGCTGGCGTGAAAAAGAAAGCTGTGCCTCGAAAGGCAGCAGGACAGACTTGGGAAGATCCTACTCTTGCAGAGTGGCCAGAGA ATGATTTTCGGCTATTCTGTGGTAACCTTGGGAATGAGGTGAATGATGATGTTTTGTCAAAAGCATTTTCGAGATTTCCTTCCTTCAACATGGCTAGG GTTGTGAGAGAAAAGCGGACTGGTAAGACCAAGGGATATGGATTTGTTAGTTTTTCCAACCCTTCAGACCTTGTCGTGGCACTTAAAGAAATGAATG GGAAGTATGTTGGGAACCGACCAGTTCAACTTCGGAAGAGTAAGTGGAAAGATAGGATTGACTATGAAGCTTTGGCAAGACAGAAG AATGCGTCTCCAAAGAAAGCAAAGTCACCAAAGAAGAGCGTATTGCACAAGTGA
- the LOC101250408 gene encoding uncharacterized protein isoform X2: protein MSTVTSSQYNYLDGTYFPTPLHLQQQPSQPYSAPPVVPPVYSAPAAVPDVYSLPQYLQTQQLFERVAQTITPEAIENVKAALASSELEQKAGVKKKAVPRKAAGQTWEDPTLAEWPENDFRLFCGNLGNEVNDDVLSKAFSRFPSFNMARVVREKRTGKTKGYGFVSFSNPSDLVVALKEMNGQKIWPDGRVLSANPSLPQCEKTCWMTQHHNN from the exons ATGTCGACGGTGACTTCGTCGCAGTACAATTACTTGGACGGCACATACTTTCCGACGCCGTTACATCTCCAACAACAACCGTCGCAACCGTACTCTGCTCCTCCCGTTGTTCCTCCTGTCTATTCTGCTCCGGCAGCTGTTCCCGACGTTTACTCTTTACCTCAGTATTTACAG ACACAGCAATTATTTGAAAGAGTTGCACAGACAATCACGCCCGAAGCAATTGAGAATGTGAAAGCTGCACTTGCGAGCAGTGAGCTTGAGCAAAAAGCTGGCGTGAAAAAGAAAGCTGTGCCTCGAAAGGCAGCAGGACAGACTTGGGAAGATCCTACTCTTGCAGAGTGGCCAGAGA ATGATTTTCGGCTATTCTGTGGTAACCTTGGGAATGAGGTGAATGATGATGTTTTGTCAAAAGCATTTTCGAGATTTCCTTCCTTCAACATGGCTAGG GTTGTGAGAGAAAAGCGGACTGGTAAGACCAAGGGATATGGATTTGTTAGTTTTTCCAACCCTTCAGACCTTGTCGTGGCACTTAAAGAAATGAATG GTCAAAAGATTTGGCCAGACGGAAGAGTGTTATCTGCAAACCCCTCCCTCCCCCAATGCGAGAAGACTTGCTGGATGACACAGCATCACAACAACTAG
- the TFAM2 gene encoding protein LIGHT-DEPENDENT SHORT HYPOCOTYLS 2: MDFVTAQGNNFTTSGNNMVQGTNFIANSTTMIESSVPPLSRYENQKRRDWNTFCQYVRNHQPPLSLPQCTSAHILEFLRYLDQFGKTKVHNQNCPFFGLLNPPAPCPCPLRQAWGSLDALIGRLRAAYEENGGKPEMNPFGSRNVRLFLREVRDFQSKSRGVSYEKKRKRTTSSTNNNKSKIITVIDGGGDGCGTGTCATFCGYGNIGNGN; this comes from the exons atggattttgTCACAGCACAAGGAAATAATTTCACTACATCTGGCAACAACATGGTTCAAGGTACAAACTTTATTGCCAACAGTACAACCATGATTGAGTCATCGGTTCCTCCGTTGAGTCGATATGAGAATCAGAAACGTCGCGATTGGAACACTTTTTGCCAGTATGTCAGAAACCACCAACCCCCTCTTTCACTTCCTCAGTGCACTAGTGCACATATCCTGGAATTTCTCAG ATATCTGGACCAGTTCGGTAAAACTAAAGTCCACAACCAAAATTGTCCATTTTTTGGGCTACTAAATCCTCCAGCACCTTGTCCTTGTCCATTAAGGCAAGCATGGGGGAGCCTTGATGCACTAATTGGTAGGCTTAGAGCTGCTTACGAAGAAAATGGTGGAAAGCCAGAAATGAACCCATTTGGTTCAAGAAATGTGAGGCTATTTTTAAGAGAAGTGAGGGATTTTCAATCTAAATCAAGAGGGGTTAGTTatgaaaagaagaggaagaggacaacatcatcaacaaataataataagtcGAAAATAATAACAGTGAttgatggtggtggtgatggGTGTGGTACAGGTACATGTGCAACTTTTTGCGGATATGGAAATATTGGAAATGGTAATTGA
- the LOC101265029 gene encoding transcription factor MYB14-like, whose translation MVRAPCCEKMGLKKGPWTQEEDQILINFIQKYGHENWRALPKQAGLLRCGKSCRLRWTNYLRPDIKRGNFSEEEEQIIIKLHQLLGNRWSAIASRLPGRTDNEIKNFWHTHLKKRLEQSNNLASTITTKRRDEITTNASQNIDEHHIISSNYYQDSQNIVAYHPTYCHYQEDIQSNKEENMQYSTNYEHKDMTSFNNDMVFWYNVLMSSGNNASDEIS comes from the exons ATGGTAAGAGCTCCATGTTGTGAGAAAATGGGGTTGAAGAAAGGGCCATGGACTCAAGAAGAAgatcaaattttgataaattttattcaaaaatatggACATGAAAATTGGAGGGCACTTCCTAAACAAGCAG GTTTATTAAGATGTGGAAAAAGTTGTAGATTAAGGTGGACAAATTACTTAAGGCCAGATATTAAAAGAGGAAACTTTAgtgaggaagaagaacaaaTCATCATTAAGCTACATCAACTTCTTGGAAACAG atGGTCTGCAATTGCCTCAAGGCTGCCAGGAAGAACAGATAACGAAATCAAGAATTTCTGGCATACTCACTTGAAGAAAAGATTGGAACAAAGCAATAATCTAGCATCTACTATAACTACCAAGAGAAGAGATGAAATAACAACAAATGCTTCACAAAATATTGATGAGCATCATataatttcttcaaattattATCAAGATTCTCAAAATATTGTTGCCTATCATCCAACTTATTGTCATTATCAAGAAGATATTCAATCAAACAAGGAGGAGAACATGCAATATTCAACAAATTATGAACACAAGGACATGACTAGTTTCAACAATGATATGGTTTTTTGGTACAACGTCCTCATGAGTTCGGGAAACAACGCGTCTGATGAGATCAGTTAG